The Medicago truncatula cultivar Jemalong A17 chromosome 7, MtrunA17r5.0-ANR, whole genome shotgun sequence genome includes the window TTGATTGAGGACTGAGGCATAGCCAAACATAAGAGAATCTGAATTCCGTCgttattttatcattatcaagtatcAACGCTAATGAATTATTCCGTTATTGTGTCACGTGTGagttagaatatatatatatatatatatatacattttataataatcttttaattttgatttagtttttaaaattttagtttaagGAACCGTAGGGAGCTGCTTTGTCTTCAGGAGGTACACACTTTAAACCGCCGACAACTAGGGGTGTTCAGAACCGAACCGATCCACAAAAAAACCGCCAACCGATCCAAAAAAAACCGAAAACCGCAAAAAAAAACGATAttttttggatgtgtttgggCCATCTGAAGTAAGAACCGACCGGTTCGGTTTTCGGTTCACAACTTAAAAACCGGACCGAGCCGAACCGAGCCGCACTTATTTTAAAGTAACCACTACCAGACCGGTCCACTACCCTTTGTTGACATAAACTCTTCAATTCACTTACCAATTACCAATGCAACTGGAAAACATGCGTGTTTTAATTCCTTCTCTTTGTTATACTCACCAATTACCTTTGCTATTAAACTCTTCTGTTCCTTTCTTAAACTACCACCAACACTGAGAAACGTGAAAATTCAAACAATACTTAACATCTCTTCTCCTCCCTTGCAATGCGTCGTATACCACCAGTGCCGCCGTCGTCGTCGATTCCTTCATCCTCTTCGGAAAGCAGCACCAACAATCCTGTCATTGGCTCCGATTCTCTCTTTATGGGTCATCAGGTAACATTTTCGTGTATACTCACTGCTACTCTGATACTCTTTTCCTTCTCTTCAATTGTTGAATGAATTAGATTAGAAAGAATGGGTTTATTGGTCCAATTTGTGAAAATCCATGTTGCGAGTAAAGTTTTCTTCTTTGTGAAAACTCTTTGAATCACTTTTTCCCCTTTGAATCACTTTTagatctttcttttttttattagtttgtgAAATCCATGATCAATTGCTGAATTATATAGATTAGAAAGAAAGGGTTATTTGAATCACTTTATTCTTTGTGTATAAAtaatgttgattgatttttttcatcatttcttcTTTGGTATAACTATGTGTCTGCTATAACTTCTTCGTGTTTAAAAGaatgttgattgatttttttcatcACTTCTTTGGTATAACTTCTTCTTTGAATCACTTCTTCTCTGAATgtgctattatttttttatcagttATGTTCTATTTGTTTGGAAATATGTTtgggttattttttttttcatgtaaaaATGTTGTTTGGTAATGAcagttgttgatttttttttcttcatataagaATGTAAGTTTGAAATCTTGTTTGTCATAGAATTATTTATTGAGTTGTATATGAATATTTTGCAGGCTGTAAACATTCAAACTAACGAGAGTAGAATAGCTGGGAATGTTGAATCCATGAACTCTACTACTGAACTTGAACTACTAGCACCACTGCCACCGAGTATGGAGGGGAAAAATGATGTGAACAAAGGTGAAGATTCcaatgataaacaaacacaaactcttcaacaattgaaaaaagaagatGGGACAGGAACTGGTAGTACTCTTTCCGGTGTCCATTTTGATGTTGAAGCATGTAGGAAAGCGTTAGCTAGGATGATAATTGTTGATGAGTTGCCTTTTAAGTTTCTTGAGGGGGAGGAATTTCGCTATTTTGTGAGTATTGTGCAGCCTAGATTCCCCATTCCTTCTAGGATTTCAGTTGCTAGAGATTGTTGGGATATTTTAACCAAAGAGAAACATAAGTTAAGAAGTATGTTTAGGAGAGGGGATTAGAAAGTGCTGGATGGTTTGTTTCTTACTTTTTGTGGTACTCCTTATGTTATGGTTTGTTAAGGTTATGATGGTACTAACTACTAAGGTTGATCTTTAGTCTTGTGTTAGTTATTTTGTTAGTCTTGCTCATTGAGTGTTTGCCTTTTTTGATCAAAATAATAAGGCCTTTGTTCCTTAATAGTTGCATGGCTATAGAGATCTTATTGAAATATGACACATTCTGCATAAACTGCTACATGCTATAGCCTATTATATGAAAGAATTTGCTATAACTagtatatgaaagaaaaaagaaatactgCAATTTATGAAAtcgtaaaaattatttttaatacagGCATTTATATCACTTATATACATTTTGGATAACTGAAAAtcgatccaaattaaaccgcatTAAATTAAATCGGTTCGGTtcggattttattttaagaaccaaccgaaccgaaccgaaccgcacatattttatttttttggatcggttcacTTTTTGCTTCATAACCGAGACgaaccgcaccgcgaacacccctaccGACAACATCACATCTCTGGTCTCAATCTCAACCGTAAATTCATATTAATTAAGAATAATATTagtaattaaaactaaattaggtaaaaaaattaattaagtacTAAATGAAAAGCCATTATCTCATGTAATGTAAGTAGCTTTTGCTTCCATCAGTTTCCCGGGTGCTTCCTCGGTACTTTTTTCTTCCTTAGATTAGAAGAATAAAGAGAAACAAAGGGGTAAACTACATCCCCCCCTCCCCCtcttttttactttaaaagCTGCACTATGTattgtaatttaatttatacGAACTTTGTAAGAGTTTAAAGGACTAATATTGACACTCTCTATTGCTTTTTACACAATCATACAATCAGATTTTAacattatgtcattttattatattatttatcaaaatttgtCAACAAACTTCTATATGTGGAGATTTAATTGAATGATtctgtaaaaaattaaaagatcaaTGGAATCCAAAAACTTAGAATGAGTGATATAACTAtgtaagtttttaaaaattaaggaGACTATACAACCTAGAAAtcctaacaaatttcatttataaaaaatatacatgtatAATATATACTTCTAAGGAAAGAAACATTGATCATTATTCTttgatatataattataattatcataatttataatttatttatttttttgaccaaaacaCATTTTTTGTAAGGAGACCAAAACACAAATTGTAGAGTTTTCATCTAACCATAATATATCTTAGCTGCTACGTTAGGAtatcaataaaaacaatttttaaaagaacTTAAAACATGTCTTAGTTTTTACCTTTCTTggttaaaaaagtttaaaataagcCTTAGCTCTATGcaataacaaaaattcaaaagcatttccaaaaaataattctttaatGCTAACTAATTCAACATTTCTCCACATTACTGttatccaaaaaagaaaaaaagacttCAAAGTCTGATTAATAAAGAGACGCTCTTGCCAATGCAAAAGTCCACCACCATCTTCAAATGGATCATGTACATCTCCATTAATAATATCTTTAAGGATACATGTATATGTGACATATATGCATTAGatgaaacattttttaaaataaataaataatcccAATACTTTTAGGATACATATACACAAAAATCAACGAAGTATCGTTATCTGATAtgtgtttaataaaaatactttGTCAATTTTAAAGTACTAAGCTTTATAGATGAAGAGtgtttacttgtttttttagatCAAAATCTTCTAAAGTTAACCAAACACTTTAAAATGTAAAATGAGTAAAATCAATggttgattaaaaataaatatacaatattATTTGCACATATATAACAAATCATAAAGttaaactattaattatttgttcGTGAGATGTCAACTCAATGACAATAAGAGCCCAGGtcaaaatgattttaatttctccttctttaagttattttgggaCCTCCTTGAAGGAGAAATGGGTGCAAtgattttaaactcttcttttATGAGATTTTGGGACCTTCTTTAAGAGATTTGTTTATCTCATGCACCCATATCCTTTCAGTGTGGTATCAATTAACTAGGTGGATGGGTTGGGTGTTAATGTCTTACGTGGATCGGATCCAATAGTTAGAGTGCTTCTTGGGGTTAGGGTCAGAGAAGAGAGTTAGGCTAAGGCTTCTTTTAGTTTGGTATGTTGTTATTTGGATCATCTAGATCAGCCACAAGAGAATGATTTTTGTTGGTGGCTCGCCTCCATGAGCCTTTGGTTAATAGAGTAAAATTCCTAGCTTAGAAGTGGTTCTTGTTGAAGTGCCATGCCAATCTCTGATCTTTTTATAAGTGGGTGTTGGACTCAATAAGGTTTTATGGCGGTGTTCGCCTTGTGATGTCTGGGGTTGGAAGGGGGTTTATGCCTCCCTTCAGACTATCTTATCCTTGTGGTGGTTCTTTTATTTCGGTTTTGGTAGTTTTTTTACAATGGTGggtttagttttgtttttgctttggTGTATGTTTTGTAGGGTTTGATGTTTGATCTTGATTAGTGTCTTTTTGGGTGTGTTGTTTTGTGTGCCACTCTTGTTGGTATATTCTAATTCTTTTGCTTTTGTATATGTTattgggttaattatgtttaaggtcCTTATAAATAGACGTGTTTTCAACATCAGTCccaacttaaattttattaaatttttggtccccaACGTTTTTATCTATTAGTGTATTTCATCCCTACCGTTAATTTTTGCTGATTGGGCTAACGGTAATGAATACGTGGACGCCACTTGAATGCCACTTAGACTCATTAGAATAACATGGCATGCCACATGTGAATAATCTTTTATAAAaactaatattattaaattttaaaaattaatatttatttgacttattaatcaaaaattaaaaaatgttgtaaACACTCACTACACCACCATGAATCTTCTTCTCCTCCTTTTCTTCTTGTTCATCATCTCTTCATCCAACACCACCATATCCTTATCCTTCTTTCATCTCCTCACCACCAACACGTCATTAACAACaccaatcaaaagaaaaagtaaaaatcaGATCTACAAATTTGGGGATTAATTgaatttttgcaaaatttgtACATAATCAAACACAAGACACCCATCAACCTAAACATCACATGAACCCCATAGACCTCCGTCTGCAAAACCACCACCAACCACCTTTCCCTTGCTTCTCCTTCCTCCGGTTCAGCACAGTACAAACCTATAACTTCTCTCAACAAACATACTAGTATACTACtcaaaactaaacaaaacaaatataaaaggagaaaaaattcATGAAACCTAATTCATATCtcaatgaagaagatgaaaccCAAATTCTGCCTCAACTCAATGTATTTCAAAAATCCGTTCATGAACGAACTAGAACCCAAATGATTAGATctagagaaagagaagaggtgACGATGGTGTTTGAGATGGAGAAGAGGTAATAGAGAGAAGGAGATTTAATGAGAGtgtgaatttttaaatttggagAGAAGTTGTTGAAACTGGAAACTGAAATTGAAATCTAGAGGAGTGGGAGGAGATAGAAGAAGTTGTGAGTGGTGGTTGAACGTGAGGGAGaaggggattagtttttttttttttaattttatttgttttaatgtttaatttaataattaaagtgaaataaacataaaaaattaagttgtttttttccATGTGGCGTCTATGTGGTTTCAACCGTTTGTCCAGTCAACAAACATTTGACGGTAAGGACCAATCTTGATAACGGAAAAAGCGTTGggatcaaaaatttaataaaatttaagtagagattaatgttgaaaacacgcctatttatagggaccttAAACATGATTAACCCTATGTTATTTTGCCATAAAAAACACTAAATTACAAGAGTTTGACTTTATAATATGAAGAAatatagtttgaattttttcgTATGCGgttgtaaaatgaaaaatgaatacaactttaatcaataataattcattcttctctatatattttttaaacatttgaataattgatttttcttaatttacTTGCCACACATTCATCTTACAGTCAGTAGCTATAATCCAGtctttaaactaatttttttgtctaaacATATTAAGTTAAATCTCACGGCGAGTAGATAATGATAATGAGTCTTTCAACTAATTTGTTTGTCTATAACTTTTAAGTTAAATGTCACGGTGAGTGgctaatagttttttttttttttttcgacaaGATGAGTGGCTAATAGCTATTAGCGagtctttcaaataattttttgtaacGTTTAAGTTAAATTTCACGTTGAGTATCTAGTGTTAGTGTTGGATGAGATTAAGACAATACAtatcttctctcttttttttttttttttttttttttttttatagcaaaagTCGGTACATATCTTTGAAATTTATCTTTATGtattttaaattgatattttttttaaaccagaTATCCTTCGCGCACAACTGTGAAAATTAATCATTCGAACGTTGTGAGACTTAAATTAGTGGCAAACTCTCTAAGAGTTTTAACGCTGCTGCATGCCTAAAAGTGGATTCGAATAAAAAACATTAGTTATGTTAGAAGAGACCTGTGTCATCTCATATAAGCGATCTTGGGTTAAATTGATATTCTtatttagaataaataaataaatgtagatttttttttagatagacgaaataaTAAATAACTCTTTAAACTCAAACACGCAACTTAAGGGGTTGGATTTCAAAACCCAATTAATatagatataaataaaaaataaacatttttaatattaaattgaaaaataaaaatattagtaatttaTTGAGATTAGaatattttaaagaaatttctcatattgaaaataacaaaaattatcatttttgttatgAAGTGCCCATCAAACACATGACATGATAATTACTTAtctcccctcaaaaaaaaaaaattaattatcatgTCACCTAACATAttctataataataatctaagTCTATCATGAGGATCAATGGAGGTTTTTTTAGAGAGTAATTCTTGGGTCACAAGTACcacaaatatatttgatttagaCACACATACAATGGAAATatgtaaaaagagaaaaaaaaatcaattttttattatttaaaatattggtTAATGTGTATTGTTGTGTGTGTGCCATAATGATTTGGATTTGGGTTTTTGTTTGTGACTATGTAAGAATTTCCTTTTTTAGAGGTCAATTGAGCCATTATTGAGTAATGATTGTTGAAGAACATACAGtagaaactctttaaattaatattcgataaattaataaactctctaaaataataaatttgtccgGTCCCGACTTGGGCCagtgtaaaaaattgaataattcgataaaataataagataataattttttgggagatccctttataattttcggtcccaagaaaatcataaattaataattcatagaaactgaaaaaaaatatattacactttgttgaaatatgattcaatagttgtttgttttcctttaaagtTCAAGTCTGTTTGGAGCTCATCTCTAACTTTTCTTAAGTGTGTTTGATATTGTTCCTTGACTAACTTTCAACTGAAATTTTCCCTCAAGCCATCTCTGCAAGTCTTTTTATGTGCTTGCAGGATTATCTCTCTTGTACTCGCACAACTCCTTACGTATTTGATCTGACATAGTTGATTTTGCAACACCTTTTAGATGAGAAGCCATCTCGTGACACTACAAGAAATGTTGCATTTTGCCAGGGGCAGAAGCCCTGGCAAAATGCTAAAAACCCTGGCAAATGGACGTTTGCCAGGAGTTTTGCCAGGAGCAGAATCACCAGCAAATATGCTCATCGCAAATGACTCTGCCACGGCTTTAGCTCCTGGCAAATGCGCTCCTGGCACAGGCCCTGGCTTAACCCCTGGCAAACTGTGTCTGCATGATTGCAGGCTTTTCTGACGCATTCTGGTCAATGCAGGCTTTTGGAGACTGTGTCAGCATCACATGCCAGGGACATTGCGAGGGGTAAACCCCTGGCAAATTGTGTacgaatttttaaaaaaaaattatttttttaattgtttataaaatcaaaatattaaaatttaataattaaaataatttaaaaaacaatttttttttcgagTTACATTTTAAAGCCCGATTTGGTAAAATCAATATATTAGTCCTCCGATCTTCATATAGCCGAGCTCACTTGACTGTGTGATTGTATAGTTTCCCTTACTGCAGGAAATCCAAGTCCTCTTTTAATTTCGAAAAGGAAAGCAACATATTTGGAAACACCTTGCATAAAAATGCATATTATAATGACAATGTGTCAAgggaaaaagaaagtgaaaaaaacTGTTATTCATATTACTAAAATTACAAGAGTTGAAAAATAGAAATACCACATGTCTGAGTAGCTCTTCTATGATTTCTTATAATGGACAATGCATTTATATAATGTTTCAAATATCTTCCAGTTGGATGGTTATCATGAGGAATATCCAAGCGCAACATCTTCTTCACTATGTGAGAATTTGAGACTGTTGGTGCTCTTTGCCAATCCACATTGAGCCCCTGATGTAATATTTGACTTAATCTCTTAGAAAATTTGATGGTTAGAGGGTAGagataaaaatataagttaaagAATGAAAAAGTAATGGAAGGGAATATTGGTACATGATAGAAATAACACATGGTATAGCTTCTCtgtttcaaaatttataaaaaaatacagatCAATGGACCAGATgctaatttatctttcttttacaATGGCTTAACATTAAAAATGTAGCACCTTTTATTCTAAAAGGCGTGTCCGACACTAACACATATGAATGCTTACTACATGCGAGAACGAATGGttcattaaataaaagcatagaACAGAAACGCTTACTTCATGCGACAAGCTGTTCCATCCGGTGAAACTTGATGTAGTGTCTAAAGAAGGCATAAGACTAGGCTGGACACTTCCAAAATGCACTCTGTCATAGTCACTAAACCCTTGGTTCTACATCAATCCACTCTTTCTAGAAGCCCTTAAAATCTCTGATGATAAAGTAGTACATTAATAAAAGAACAAACATAAAGTAGGAGAatttctaactaaaaattgttaaatatgaattaaatgttACTACCTGGAAACAACCTAATATCAATTTAAgtcatcattttcaaaatagcATCAACACTACAATCCATATCAAGAACTTAATAAGAATTTAGTATCGTTCGTCATCAAGAATCATTACTTTCAAAGGCTAATCTATCAACTAGTTGTTTTTAACTTCAATAAATTGATTCCTTAAGCACTAACTCAACTGTTGAAATAGTTTATCTTCTCTAATTCATAGATATGCCCcactaaatattataaaatagcTCAAATGTCATCAAAGTCTCAAAGTACAAAAATAGGAGACATCATCCATACCCGGTGCTCTTCATACGATTTCATAAGTTGTTGATCATAAAGCAACATCGCGTCGCATTTTGAAATGTGTACACCGCAAGATGACTTCAAGTCCCTGACATCTTTCTTCTCATCATCACTGAAGGAAGTACCATCCTCTATGATCTTTACAGCCTGCATTATTGTTCAGTTTAAGAAAATATACATGATAGAACCGGCAAAATGAACAAGCTAATTTTGTATATTAGTTTAAGCAAAATATACATGATAGTCACCTGTTTAAATCTTTTAGAAGCTCTTTCATACTTCCCAACTTTCCACAGTACAATCCCATCGTCTAGCTTCTTACGAGAAGCTTTTATCTTCTCTTTAGTGTTCATTTCACAGGACTCCTTACCCTAAAGAGAATAATGAACATATGTATATCCTCTAAATATAAAGAATGCAGGCTGCTCAATGAATTCCTTCTCAGCCCATGAAGGTTTGAGGTTATGTAAGAAACTTGAACACAATCAGAGTACACTGATTTGATTCCATTCTTGGACAATGGAATTGAATCAGATCTCAAAGCAGACATTGAAGCATCACTACCTTCAGAATCATACCTACATACTAAATAACAAACATAAATACGATTAACATAAACATATCAAAACAATAGTAGtatcatatatatttatcaGAAAGTGTTAACGCAGTTATCAtgaaattaattcatttcacaCATCAGACATAAACAAACGCAGTTATCAGAAAATGGaccaattaatatattttccaTAAACACAGCACATTGGTGAACCTTTACTCATTTGTGAACTTACCAAGATATATCCATTGTGAAACTAGTGATATTGCAGTAAGAGATATAACAATTTACAATTTGGATTCTGATAGAAACATAAACCAAATGTGTTGGGAGTGGAAAAGTTAGggttcaacaaaaattaatccTCTTTAGTTTTCAAATCTCAAACTCAAAAATTGATGAAAGGAGAACACTCACCCTTGGAGAAGGTGAAGTTAATGGCGGCCATCGGAGCTCCTACACGGTGGTTCTTCCCAACTGATTCTCACcacaaaaataaagagaaaagaaggaaaacgtcacaaaaatgaatgaagcataaaagaagaagaaggaaagagatGTATGGTGACCGGAAAAGACCTTACTGCGGCGGAGGAAGAAAAAGGGTCAACAGAAAAGTTGCTCCTTTCGTGAAACTAATTGGACCAACGGAAAGCTCTCGTCGAGTGGAAAAAGAAAATGGTTTCATTTTCGTCAATCGGTGAGAATGGCGGCCAAGGAATCGCCGGTAAGCTGGTGGCGGTGGTTGGGTTGTTTGAAGAGAGAATTGGAGGCTGGTATCgtaagagagaggaagaagaggaatgagtcagattttttatttttttaattggctttcatgataataataatgggagggagagagagaaaaaggagatAAAGGTCATTTGCCAGGGGTTGTGTTTTTTGCCAGGGGTAAACCCCTCTCTAATTGTAAGTGGTTCCTATGTCGTTTTGCCAGGGGTTTCCTTGGCATAGTCCCTGGCAAATTTGTCAGGGGTTGATGCTCCTGGCATAATTTCCTGGCAAAATGCAGAATTTCTTGTAGTGTGAGTGAAATATGGTTTGAATACTTTTAACACAttcatgtaatttatatatgccAAACTTGCTTAAGAATACATTGAACATTCCACTTGTTTACATTTACTATACacttcaaaagtcaaaagtcatatttccaatggatatgaatacaatatttattaatttacattgagtccCAAGATTTGGTGCAACGTAATTCTAAGAGATATAGACTAATTTGCCTTTTTGTTTGGTATGTACagtataattacttaaaaactctttaaattaataattattaatttatcgataaattaataactctctaaattaataaatttctccGGTCCcgacattattaatttatagagtttctactgtatatcctttggatgttttttttttttattaaaataaataaaagaaaattaaaatgtacTCTAAACAATGTAATTGtagttttttccttaaaaaaattatacacgtTTTTcataccaaaaaattaaaatttaacacgtttcgaaaatataattttcttatatatctttCTCTAAAATTGTTGTTCAAAAATAGTACATGCaacttttcaaagaaaaatcagTAGAACGGAGCCTATAAATTGCAAGTCCACCTTCATCATCAAGCCCTCATATCAAACACTCAAAACGCGAACGAAAGTTTTCATCAATATAAGATGAACGACTTACTCTCCGGTGATAACAACCACCACCACATCATCCAGATGGCGGAAACCTACACCGCGCCGGTGCAAACCCTAGAAAAATTCTTCCAAGAAGTGGAATCGCTAAAAGAAGAACTAAAAACGTTAGAAAAACTCCACAC containing:
- the LOC120577132 gene encoding uncharacterized protein, producing MRRIPPVPPSSSIPSSSSESSTNNPVIGSDSLFMGHQAVNIQTNESRIAGNVESMNSTTELELLAPLPPSMEGKNDVNKGEDSNDKQTQTLQQLKKEDGTGTGSTLSGVHFDVEACRKALARMIIVDELPFKFLEGEEFRYFVSIVQPRFPIPSRISVARDCWDILTKEKHKLRSMFRRGD